Proteins encoded by one window of Culicoides brevitarsis isolate CSIRO-B50_1 chromosome 2, AGI_CSIRO_Cbre_v1, whole genome shotgun sequence:
- the LOC134832072 gene encoding antichymotrypsin-2-like isoform X1, with protein sequence MVFHLLHKKSNILSTIHLKVLLFVLLPYQVHLSNSISDINPENPTTMEQFAKNSYAFGADLYKELASDPSENVVFSPMSIQTCLSMVYMAAKGRTFEEIGNVLKYGASGNKQEVAKVFQDILEGTEKEKGLEIANRIYVMQNYKLKQAFNELTTKHFKSGVESLDFAQNTAAAKQINTWVEEKTHDKIKDLIKPDMLDGMTRAVLVNAIYFKGKWLYPFNKDLTYPMPFYVTPTETVNVDMMTIKKHFKYGALSKFDATALEMEYKDSNISMLFILPNQKDGLKALEEKIHEIDLKELDSQMFKQEVEVFLPKFEFEFTRELNDVLSKLGMATAFGDAADFSELLDSPEPLKISKVIHKAFIKVDEEGAEAAAATAAVVRKKRSMASFATFNVEHPFYMALQLKTEEAAFTLFSGSVRRFEEKSDEHAHMEL encoded by the exons ATGGTCTTTCATTTGctgcacaaaaaatcaaatattttgtccACAATCCACCTAAAAGTTTTGCTCTTCGTGCTATTGCCTTATCAAGTGCATTTATCAAACAGTATTAGTGATATAAATCCCGAAAATCCAACAACAATGGAACAATTTGCAAAGAATTCCTACGCTTTTGGAGCTGATTTGTACAAG GAATTGGCCAGTGACCCATCAGAAAATGTTGTTTTCTCACCGATGTCGATCCAAACCTGTTTGTCGATGGTTTATATGGCTGCCAAAGGACGCACTTTTGAGGAAATCGGCAATGTCTTGAAATACGGAGCAAGCGGAAATAAGCAAGAAGTCGCTAAAGTCTTCCAAGACATTCTCGAAGGCACGGAAAAGGAAAAAGGATTAGAAATCGCTAACCGCATCTATGTCATGCAAAACTACAAACTCAAACAAGCCTTCAACGAACTGACGACGAAACATTTCAAATCTGGCGTTGAGAGCTTggattttgcacaaaatacTGCTGCTGCCAAGCAAATCAATACCTGGGTAGAGGAAAAAACTCACGATAAAATCAAGGATCTTATTAAGCCGGATATGCTTGACGGTATGACTCGCGCTGTTCTCGTTAACGCAATCTACTTCAAAGGAAAATGGCTTTATCCCTTCAACAAAGACCTGACCTACCCAATGCCCTTCTACGTGACCCCAACGGAAACTGTTAATGTCGATATGATGACAATCAAGAAGCATTTCAAATACGGAGCTTTGTCGAAATTCGATGCTACCGCTCTCGAAATGGAATACAAAGACTCCAACATCTCCATGTTGTTCATCTTGCCGAACCAAAAGGACGGCTTGAAGGCattggaagaaaaaatccaCGAAATTGACTTGAAGGAATTAGACAGTCAAATGTTCAAACAAGAGGTTGAAGTGTTCCTACCAAAATTCGAGTTTGAGTTTACTCGCGAACTCAACGATGTTTTAAGTAAACTTGGTATGGCGACTGCTTTTGGTGACGCCGCTGACTTTTCTGAGTTGTTGGACTCTCCCGAACCACTGAAAATCTCGAAAGTCATTCACAAGGCATTCATCAAAGTCGATGAAGAAGGAGCTGAAGCTGCCGCAGCAACTG ctGCAGTTGTGCGGAAAAAACGAAGCATGGCGTCTTTTGCAACTTTCAACGTAGAACATCCCTTTTATATGGCACTTCAACTGAAAACAGAAGAAGCAGCTTTTACGTTATTTAGTGGCAGTGTACGACGATTTGAAGAGAAATCTGACGAACATGCTCATAtggaattataa
- the LOC134832072 gene encoding serpin B6-like isoform X9, protein MVFHLLHKKSNILSTIHLKVLLFVLLPYQVHLSNSISDINPENPTTMEQFAKNSYAFGADLYKELASDPSENVVFSPMSIQTCLSMVYMAAKGRTFEEIGNVLKYGASGNKQEVAKVFQDILEGTEKEKGLEIANRIYVMQNYKLKQAFNELTTKHFKSGVESLDFAQNTAAAKQINTWVEEKTHDKIKDLIKPDMLDGMTRAVLVNAIYFKGKWLYPFNKDLTYPMPFYVTPTETVNVDMMTIKKHFKYGALSKFDATALEMEYKDSNISMLFILPNQKDGLKALEEKIHEIDLKELDSQMFKQEVEVFLPKFEFEFTRELNDVLSKLGMATAFGDAADFSELLDSPEPLKISKVIHKAFIKVDEEGAEAAAATAGIMMDNCLTPQFNMNRPFQFHLRDRNSNLVMFSGSVRRI, encoded by the exons ATGGTCTTTCATTTGctgcacaaaaaatcaaatattttgtccACAATCCACCTAAAAGTTTTGCTCTTCGTGCTATTGCCTTATCAAGTGCATTTATCAAACAGTATTAGTGATATAAATCCCGAAAATCCAACAACAATGGAACAATTTGCAAAGAATTCCTACGCTTTTGGAGCTGATTTGTACAAG GAATTGGCCAGTGACCCATCAGAAAATGTTGTTTTCTCACCGATGTCGATCCAAACCTGTTTGTCGATGGTTTATATGGCTGCCAAAGGACGCACTTTTGAGGAAATCGGCAATGTCTTGAAATACGGAGCAAGCGGAAATAAGCAAGAAGTCGCTAAAGTCTTCCAAGACATTCTCGAAGGCACGGAAAAGGAAAAAGGATTAGAAATCGCTAACCGCATCTATGTCATGCAAAACTACAAACTCAAACAAGCCTTCAACGAACTGACGACGAAACATTTCAAATCTGGCGTTGAGAGCTTggattttgcacaaaatacTGCTGCTGCCAAGCAAATCAATACCTGGGTAGAGGAAAAAACTCACGATAAAATCAAGGATCTTATTAAGCCGGATATGCTTGACGGTATGACTCGCGCTGTTCTCGTTAACGCAATCTACTTCAAAGGAAAATGGCTTTATCCCTTCAACAAAGACCTGACCTACCCAATGCCCTTCTACGTGACCCCAACGGAAACTGTTAATGTCGATATGATGACAATCAAGAAGCATTTCAAATACGGAGCTTTGTCGAAATTCGATGCTACCGCTCTCGAAATGGAATACAAAGACTCCAACATCTCCATGTTGTTCATCTTGCCGAACCAAAAGGACGGCTTGAAGGCattggaagaaaaaatccaCGAAATTGACTTGAAGGAATTAGACAGTCAAATGTTCAAACAAGAGGTTGAAGTGTTCCTACCAAAATTCGAGTTTGAGTTTACTCGCGAACTCAACGATGTTTTAAGTAAACTTGGTATGGCGACTGCTTTTGGTGACGCCGCTGACTTTTCTGAGTTGTTGGACTCTCCCGAACCACTGAAAATCTCGAAAGTCATTCACAAGGCATTCATCAAAGTCGATGAAGAAGGAGCTGAAGCTGCCGCAGCAACTG CTGGTATTATGATGGACAACTGCCTCACACCTCAATTTAACATGAATCGACCGTTCCAGTTTCACTTGCGGGATCGCAATTCCAATTTAGTCATGTTCAGCGGTTCCGTTCGTCGGATTTGa
- the LOC134832072 gene encoding antichymotrypsin-2-like isoform X2, whose product MVFHLLHKKSNILSTIHLKVLLFVLLPYQVHLSNSISDINPENPTTMEQFAKNSYAFGADLYKELASDPSENVVFSPMSIQTCLSMVYMAAKGRTFEEIGNVLKYGASGNKQEVAKVFQDILEGTEKEKGLEIANRIYVMQNYKLKQAFNELTTKHFKSGVESLDFAQNTAAAKQINTWVEEKTHDKIKDLIKPDMLDGMTRAVLVNAIYFKGKWLYPFNKDLTYPMPFYVTPTETVNVDMMTIKKHFKYGALSKFDATALEMEYKDSNISMLFILPNQKDGLKALEEKIHEIDLKELDSQMFKQEVEVFLPKFEFEFTRELNDVLSKLGMATAFGDAADFSELLDSPEPLKISKVIHKAFIKVDEEGAEAAAATAAIAMMRMMPMPCLAFRMDRPFHFVLKHKTDHVALFAGHVSNFEQRE is encoded by the exons ATGGTCTTTCATTTGctgcacaaaaaatcaaatattttgtccACAATCCACCTAAAAGTTTTGCTCTTCGTGCTATTGCCTTATCAAGTGCATTTATCAAACAGTATTAGTGATATAAATCCCGAAAATCCAACAACAATGGAACAATTTGCAAAGAATTCCTACGCTTTTGGAGCTGATTTGTACAAG GAATTGGCCAGTGACCCATCAGAAAATGTTGTTTTCTCACCGATGTCGATCCAAACCTGTTTGTCGATGGTTTATATGGCTGCCAAAGGACGCACTTTTGAGGAAATCGGCAATGTCTTGAAATACGGAGCAAGCGGAAATAAGCAAGAAGTCGCTAAAGTCTTCCAAGACATTCTCGAAGGCACGGAAAAGGAAAAAGGATTAGAAATCGCTAACCGCATCTATGTCATGCAAAACTACAAACTCAAACAAGCCTTCAACGAACTGACGACGAAACATTTCAAATCTGGCGTTGAGAGCTTggattttgcacaaaatacTGCTGCTGCCAAGCAAATCAATACCTGGGTAGAGGAAAAAACTCACGATAAAATCAAGGATCTTATTAAGCCGGATATGCTTGACGGTATGACTCGCGCTGTTCTCGTTAACGCAATCTACTTCAAAGGAAAATGGCTTTATCCCTTCAACAAAGACCTGACCTACCCAATGCCCTTCTACGTGACCCCAACGGAAACTGTTAATGTCGATATGATGACAATCAAGAAGCATTTCAAATACGGAGCTTTGTCGAAATTCGATGCTACCGCTCTCGAAATGGAATACAAAGACTCCAACATCTCCATGTTGTTCATCTTGCCGAACCAAAAGGACGGCTTGAAGGCattggaagaaaaaatccaCGAAATTGACTTGAAGGAATTAGACAGTCAAATGTTCAAACAAGAGGTTGAAGTGTTCCTACCAAAATTCGAGTTTGAGTTTACTCGCGAACTCAACGATGTTTTAAGTAAACTTGGTATGGCGACTGCTTTTGGTGACGCCGCTGACTTTTCTGAGTTGTTGGACTCTCCCGAACCACTGAAAATCTCGAAAGTCATTCACAAGGCATTCATCAAAGTCGATGAAGAAGGAGCTGAAGCTGCCGCAGCAACTG CTGCAATCGCAATGATGCGAATGATGCCAATGCCTTGTCTCGCTTTTCGCATGGATCGTCCCTTCCATTTCGTATTAAAGCACAAAACTGATCATGTCGCGTTATTTGCGGGACACGTTTCGAACTTTGAACAACGGGAATAG
- the LOC134832072 gene encoding antichymotrypsin-2-like isoform X5 has product MVFHLLHKKSNILSTIHLKVLLFVLLPYQVHLSNSISDINPENPTTMEQFAKNSYAFGADLYKELASDPSENVVFSPMSIQTCLSMVYMAAKGRTFEEIGNVLKYGASGNKQEVAKVFQDILEGTEKEKGLEIANRIYVMQNYKLKQAFNELTTKHFKSGVESLDFAQNTAAAKQINTWVEEKTHDKIKDLIKPDMLDGMTRAVLVNAIYFKGKWLYPFNKDLTYPMPFYVTPTETVNVDMMTIKKHFKYGALSKFDATALEMEYKDSNISMLFILPNQKDGLKALEEKIHEIDLKELDSQMFKQEVEVFLPKFEFEFTRELNDVLSKLGMATAFGDAADFSELLDSPEPLKISKVIHKAFIKVDEEGAEAAAATATMMMMCSLNMMPDPIFRVDHPFQFILKYNNVALFKGKVTNFKK; this is encoded by the exons ATGGTCTTTCATTTGctgcacaaaaaatcaaatattttgtccACAATCCACCTAAAAGTTTTGCTCTTCGTGCTATTGCCTTATCAAGTGCATTTATCAAACAGTATTAGTGATATAAATCCCGAAAATCCAACAACAATGGAACAATTTGCAAAGAATTCCTACGCTTTTGGAGCTGATTTGTACAAG GAATTGGCCAGTGACCCATCAGAAAATGTTGTTTTCTCACCGATGTCGATCCAAACCTGTTTGTCGATGGTTTATATGGCTGCCAAAGGACGCACTTTTGAGGAAATCGGCAATGTCTTGAAATACGGAGCAAGCGGAAATAAGCAAGAAGTCGCTAAAGTCTTCCAAGACATTCTCGAAGGCACGGAAAAGGAAAAAGGATTAGAAATCGCTAACCGCATCTATGTCATGCAAAACTACAAACTCAAACAAGCCTTCAACGAACTGACGACGAAACATTTCAAATCTGGCGTTGAGAGCTTggattttgcacaaaatacTGCTGCTGCCAAGCAAATCAATACCTGGGTAGAGGAAAAAACTCACGATAAAATCAAGGATCTTATTAAGCCGGATATGCTTGACGGTATGACTCGCGCTGTTCTCGTTAACGCAATCTACTTCAAAGGAAAATGGCTTTATCCCTTCAACAAAGACCTGACCTACCCAATGCCCTTCTACGTGACCCCAACGGAAACTGTTAATGTCGATATGATGACAATCAAGAAGCATTTCAAATACGGAGCTTTGTCGAAATTCGATGCTACCGCTCTCGAAATGGAATACAAAGACTCCAACATCTCCATGTTGTTCATCTTGCCGAACCAAAAGGACGGCTTGAAGGCattggaagaaaaaatccaCGAAATTGACTTGAAGGAATTAGACAGTCAAATGTTCAAACAAGAGGTTGAAGTGTTCCTACCAAAATTCGAGTTTGAGTTTACTCGCGAACTCAACGATGTTTTAAGTAAACTTGGTATGGCGACTGCTTTTGGTGACGCCGCTGACTTTTCTGAGTTGTTGGACTCTCCCGAACCACTGAAAATCTCGAAAGTCATTCACAAGGCATTCATCAAAGTCGATGAAGAAGGAGCTGAAGCTGCCGCAGCAACTG ctacaatgatgatgatgtgttcACTCAATATGATGCCAGATCCAATATTTAGAGTGGATCATCCGTTCCAATTCATTTTGAAGTACAATAATGTCGCActtttcaaaggaaaagttACCAATTTTAAGaagtaa
- the LOC134832072 gene encoding serpin B6-like isoform X4, giving the protein MVFHLLHKKSNILSTIHLKVLLFVLLPYQVHLSNSISDINPENPTTMEQFAKNSYAFGADLYKELASDPSENVVFSPMSIQTCLSMVYMAAKGRTFEEIGNVLKYGASGNKQEVAKVFQDILEGTEKEKGLEIANRIYVMQNYKLKQAFNELTTKHFKSGVESLDFAQNTAAAKQINTWVEEKTHDKIKDLIKPDMLDGMTRAVLVNAIYFKGKWLYPFNKDLTYPMPFYVTPTETVNVDMMTIKKHFKYGALSKFDATALEMEYKDSNISMLFILPNQKDGLKALEEKIHEIDLKELDSQMFKQEVEVFLPKFEFEFTRELNDVLSKLGMATAFGDAADFSELLDSPEPLKISKVIHKAFIKVDEEGAEAAAATAVMMMVGCCPGMKPNPKFIVDHPFHFILRHELTQIFSGRVVNFKN; this is encoded by the exons ATGGTCTTTCATTTGctgcacaaaaaatcaaatattttgtccACAATCCACCTAAAAGTTTTGCTCTTCGTGCTATTGCCTTATCAAGTGCATTTATCAAACAGTATTAGTGATATAAATCCCGAAAATCCAACAACAATGGAACAATTTGCAAAGAATTCCTACGCTTTTGGAGCTGATTTGTACAAG GAATTGGCCAGTGACCCATCAGAAAATGTTGTTTTCTCACCGATGTCGATCCAAACCTGTTTGTCGATGGTTTATATGGCTGCCAAAGGACGCACTTTTGAGGAAATCGGCAATGTCTTGAAATACGGAGCAAGCGGAAATAAGCAAGAAGTCGCTAAAGTCTTCCAAGACATTCTCGAAGGCACGGAAAAGGAAAAAGGATTAGAAATCGCTAACCGCATCTATGTCATGCAAAACTACAAACTCAAACAAGCCTTCAACGAACTGACGACGAAACATTTCAAATCTGGCGTTGAGAGCTTggattttgcacaaaatacTGCTGCTGCCAAGCAAATCAATACCTGGGTAGAGGAAAAAACTCACGATAAAATCAAGGATCTTATTAAGCCGGATATGCTTGACGGTATGACTCGCGCTGTTCTCGTTAACGCAATCTACTTCAAAGGAAAATGGCTTTATCCCTTCAACAAAGACCTGACCTACCCAATGCCCTTCTACGTGACCCCAACGGAAACTGTTAATGTCGATATGATGACAATCAAGAAGCATTTCAAATACGGAGCTTTGTCGAAATTCGATGCTACCGCTCTCGAAATGGAATACAAAGACTCCAACATCTCCATGTTGTTCATCTTGCCGAACCAAAAGGACGGCTTGAAGGCattggaagaaaaaatccaCGAAATTGACTTGAAGGAATTAGACAGTCAAATGTTCAAACAAGAGGTTGAAGTGTTCCTACCAAAATTCGAGTTTGAGTTTACTCGCGAACTCAACGATGTTTTAAGTAAACTTGGTATGGCGACTGCTTTTGGTGACGCCGCTGACTTTTCTGAGTTGTTGGACTCTCCCGAACCACTGAAAATCTCGAAAGTCATTCACAAGGCATTCATCAAAGTCGATGAAGAAGGAGCTGAAGCTGCCGCAGCAACTG cGGTAATGATGATGGTCGGTTGTTGTCCCGGTATGAAGCCGAATCCGAAATTTATCGTGGATCATCCTTTCCATTTCATTTTGCGTCATGAGCTTACTCAAATTTTCTCCGGACGAGTtgttaacttcaaaaattaa
- the LOC134832072 gene encoding antichymotrypsin-2-like isoform X3: MVFHLLHKKSNILSTIHLKVLLFVLLPYQVHLSNSISDINPENPTTMEQFAKNSYAFGADLYKELASDPSENVVFSPMSIQTCLSMVYMAAKGRTFEEIGNVLKYGASGNKQEVAKVFQDILEGTEKEKGLEIANRIYVMQNYKLKQAFNELTTKHFKSGVESLDFAQNTAAAKQINTWVEEKTHDKIKDLIKPDMLDGMTRAVLVNAIYFKGKWLYPFNKDLTYPMPFYVTPTETVNVDMMTIKKHFKYGALSKFDATALEMEYKDSNISMLFILPNQKDGLKALEEKIHEIDLKELDSQMFKQEVEVFLPKFEFEFTRELNDVLSKLGMATAFGDAADFSELLDSPEPLKISKVIHKAFIKVDEEGAEAAAATAAVMVMKCAFFSLEPTKEFRVDHPFYFVLKNKIDHVTLFSGRIQKI; the protein is encoded by the exons ATGGTCTTTCATTTGctgcacaaaaaatcaaatattttgtccACAATCCACCTAAAAGTTTTGCTCTTCGTGCTATTGCCTTATCAAGTGCATTTATCAAACAGTATTAGTGATATAAATCCCGAAAATCCAACAACAATGGAACAATTTGCAAAGAATTCCTACGCTTTTGGAGCTGATTTGTACAAG GAATTGGCCAGTGACCCATCAGAAAATGTTGTTTTCTCACCGATGTCGATCCAAACCTGTTTGTCGATGGTTTATATGGCTGCCAAAGGACGCACTTTTGAGGAAATCGGCAATGTCTTGAAATACGGAGCAAGCGGAAATAAGCAAGAAGTCGCTAAAGTCTTCCAAGACATTCTCGAAGGCACGGAAAAGGAAAAAGGATTAGAAATCGCTAACCGCATCTATGTCATGCAAAACTACAAACTCAAACAAGCCTTCAACGAACTGACGACGAAACATTTCAAATCTGGCGTTGAGAGCTTggattttgcacaaaatacTGCTGCTGCCAAGCAAATCAATACCTGGGTAGAGGAAAAAACTCACGATAAAATCAAGGATCTTATTAAGCCGGATATGCTTGACGGTATGACTCGCGCTGTTCTCGTTAACGCAATCTACTTCAAAGGAAAATGGCTTTATCCCTTCAACAAAGACCTGACCTACCCAATGCCCTTCTACGTGACCCCAACGGAAACTGTTAATGTCGATATGATGACAATCAAGAAGCATTTCAAATACGGAGCTTTGTCGAAATTCGATGCTACCGCTCTCGAAATGGAATACAAAGACTCCAACATCTCCATGTTGTTCATCTTGCCGAACCAAAAGGACGGCTTGAAGGCattggaagaaaaaatccaCGAAATTGACTTGAAGGAATTAGACAGTCAAATGTTCAAACAAGAGGTTGAAGTGTTCCTACCAAAATTCGAGTTTGAGTTTACTCGCGAACTCAACGATGTTTTAAGTAAACTTGGTATGGCGACTGCTTTTGGTGACGCCGCTGACTTTTCTGAGTTGTTGGACTCTCCCGAACCACTGAAAATCTCGAAAGTCATTCACAAGGCATTCATCAAAGTCGATGAAGAAGGAGCTGAAGCTGCCGCAGCAACTG CTGCGGTAATGGTGATGAAATGTGCCTTTTTCTCATTAGAACCAACGAAAGAATTTCGTGTGGATCATCCTTTCTACTTCGTTTTGAAGAACAAAATTGATCATGTGACGTTATTCTCTGGacgtattcaaaaaatttaa
- the LOC134832072 gene encoding antichymotrypsin-2-like isoform X6, which yields MVFHLLHKKSNILSTIHLKVLLFVLLPYQVHLSNSISDINPENPTTMEQFAKNSYAFGADLYKELASDPSENVVFSPMSIQTCLSMVYMAAKGRTFEEIGNVLKYGASGNKQEVAKVFQDILEGTEKEKGLEIANRIYVMQNYKLKQAFNELTTKHFKSGVESLDFAQNTAAAKQINTWVEEKTHDKIKDLIKPDMLDGMTRAVLVNAIYFKGKWLYPFNKDLTYPMPFYVTPTETVNVDMMTIKKHFKYGALSKFDATALEMEYKDSNISMLFILPNQKDGLKALEEKIHEIDLKELDSQMFKQEVEVFLPKFEFEFTRELNDVLSKLGMATAFGDAADFSELLDSPEPLKISKVIHKAFIKVDEEGAEAAAATAMIAVAYCAIMGPETRFVVDHPFQFMLLHKSSVLFSGVVRHF from the exons ATGGTCTTTCATTTGctgcacaaaaaatcaaatattttgtccACAATCCACCTAAAAGTTTTGCTCTTCGTGCTATTGCCTTATCAAGTGCATTTATCAAACAGTATTAGTGATATAAATCCCGAAAATCCAACAACAATGGAACAATTTGCAAAGAATTCCTACGCTTTTGGAGCTGATTTGTACAAG GAATTGGCCAGTGACCCATCAGAAAATGTTGTTTTCTCACCGATGTCGATCCAAACCTGTTTGTCGATGGTTTATATGGCTGCCAAAGGACGCACTTTTGAGGAAATCGGCAATGTCTTGAAATACGGAGCAAGCGGAAATAAGCAAGAAGTCGCTAAAGTCTTCCAAGACATTCTCGAAGGCACGGAAAAGGAAAAAGGATTAGAAATCGCTAACCGCATCTATGTCATGCAAAACTACAAACTCAAACAAGCCTTCAACGAACTGACGACGAAACATTTCAAATCTGGCGTTGAGAGCTTggattttgcacaaaatacTGCTGCTGCCAAGCAAATCAATACCTGGGTAGAGGAAAAAACTCACGATAAAATCAAGGATCTTATTAAGCCGGATATGCTTGACGGTATGACTCGCGCTGTTCTCGTTAACGCAATCTACTTCAAAGGAAAATGGCTTTATCCCTTCAACAAAGACCTGACCTACCCAATGCCCTTCTACGTGACCCCAACGGAAACTGTTAATGTCGATATGATGACAATCAAGAAGCATTTCAAATACGGAGCTTTGTCGAAATTCGATGCTACCGCTCTCGAAATGGAATACAAAGACTCCAACATCTCCATGTTGTTCATCTTGCCGAACCAAAAGGACGGCTTGAAGGCattggaagaaaaaatccaCGAAATTGACTTGAAGGAATTAGACAGTCAAATGTTCAAACAAGAGGTTGAAGTGTTCCTACCAAAATTCGAGTTTGAGTTTACTCGCGAACTCAACGATGTTTTAAGTAAACTTGGTATGGCGACTGCTTTTGGTGACGCCGCTGACTTTTCTGAGTTGTTGGACTCTCCCGAACCACTGAAAATCTCGAAAGTCATTCACAAGGCATTCATCAAAGTCGATGAAGAAGGAGCTGAAGCTGCCGCAGCAACTG caatgaTTGCTGTTGCATATTGCGCAATAATGGGTCCTGAGACTAGATTTGTTGTTGATCATCCATTCCAATTCATGCTTTTGCATAAATCTTCCGTTTTATTCAGTGGTGTCGTTCGTCATTTTTAA
- the LOC134832072 gene encoding antichymotrypsin-2-like isoform X7, with amino-acid sequence MVFHLLHKKSNILSTIHLKVLLFVLLPYQVHLSNSISDINPENPTTMEQFAKNSYAFGADLYKELASDPSENVVFSPMSIQTCLSMVYMAAKGRTFEEIGNVLKYGASGNKQEVAKVFQDILEGTEKEKGLEIANRIYVMQNYKLKQAFNELTTKHFKSGVESLDFAQNTAAAKQINTWVEEKTHDKIKDLIKPDMLDGMTRAVLVNAIYFKGKWLYPFNKDLTYPMPFYVTPTETVNVDMMTIKKHFKYGALSKFDATALEMEYKDSNISMLFILPNQKDGLKALEEKIHEIDLKELDSQMFKQEVEVFLPKFEFEFTRELNDVLSKLGMATAFGDAADFSELLDSPEPLKISKVIHKAFIKVDEEGAEAAAATALNIVPCCAIIGPRSRFIVDHPFQFSLLHKSTILFSGVVRKF; translated from the exons ATGGTCTTTCATTTGctgcacaaaaaatcaaatattttgtccACAATCCACCTAAAAGTTTTGCTCTTCGTGCTATTGCCTTATCAAGTGCATTTATCAAACAGTATTAGTGATATAAATCCCGAAAATCCAACAACAATGGAACAATTTGCAAAGAATTCCTACGCTTTTGGAGCTGATTTGTACAAG GAATTGGCCAGTGACCCATCAGAAAATGTTGTTTTCTCACCGATGTCGATCCAAACCTGTTTGTCGATGGTTTATATGGCTGCCAAAGGACGCACTTTTGAGGAAATCGGCAATGTCTTGAAATACGGAGCAAGCGGAAATAAGCAAGAAGTCGCTAAAGTCTTCCAAGACATTCTCGAAGGCACGGAAAAGGAAAAAGGATTAGAAATCGCTAACCGCATCTATGTCATGCAAAACTACAAACTCAAACAAGCCTTCAACGAACTGACGACGAAACATTTCAAATCTGGCGTTGAGAGCTTggattttgcacaaaatacTGCTGCTGCCAAGCAAATCAATACCTGGGTAGAGGAAAAAACTCACGATAAAATCAAGGATCTTATTAAGCCGGATATGCTTGACGGTATGACTCGCGCTGTTCTCGTTAACGCAATCTACTTCAAAGGAAAATGGCTTTATCCCTTCAACAAAGACCTGACCTACCCAATGCCCTTCTACGTGACCCCAACGGAAACTGTTAATGTCGATATGATGACAATCAAGAAGCATTTCAAATACGGAGCTTTGTCGAAATTCGATGCTACCGCTCTCGAAATGGAATACAAAGACTCCAACATCTCCATGTTGTTCATCTTGCCGAACCAAAAGGACGGCTTGAAGGCattggaagaaaaaatccaCGAAATTGACTTGAAGGAATTAGACAGTCAAATGTTCAAACAAGAGGTTGAAGTGTTCCTACCAAAATTCGAGTTTGAGTTTACTCGCGAACTCAACGATGTTTTAAGTAAACTTGGTATGGCGACTGCTTTTGGTGACGCCGCTGACTTTTCTGAGTTGTTGGACTCTCCCGAACCACTGAAAATCTCGAAAGTCATTCACAAGGCATTCATCAAAGTCGATGAAGAAGGAGCTGAAGCTGCCGCAGCAACTG caTTAAATATTGTTCCTTGTTGTGCCATTATTGGACCAAGATCTCGATTTATTGTCGATCATCCTTTCCAATTTTCGCTCTTGCATAAGTCTACCATCTTATTCAGTGGCGTTGTCCGTAAATTTTAG